The halophilic archaeon DL31 nucleotide sequence GTGACGGCAGCCGACCACCACCTGGAGTGCGAGCAAACCCGAATGGGGCCGCGGGTCGTCGGCGACGGCTTCGAGACGCTCGTCTATCCCGTCGACGACGGTGCGTACTACCAGACGACGTTCGCGTACTGGCGGCAGCTGCTCGCAGCGCGCGCCACGCAGGTCGGCGTGGAACCGACGACGCCGGCGCCGTCGACGCCGACTCCGGAAGGCGTCGGGACGGGTGTCACAGCTGACGGTGAGACGGTCGCAGCCACCGCGGATCCCTTGCTTGATGCGTGGACCGCGACTGGGACAGGAGGCCGATAGCGATGGGGCGAACGAATCCGACATACCGGGATGCGCTGCGAGCCATCGAAGAGCGCTGGGCGGAGTTTCGCCGGGCACTGCGGCGTCACGACCAGCCGCGATTCGACCGGCTGTTCGAGTACGCCCGCGAGCACGCTGACGCGAGCGGCCTGTTGAACCACCAGAATCCACTCCTGCTGGCGCTGCTCAGCATCGACCTCGAACAAGAAACGTGTCTTGACGAACACGAGCAACGCATAGCGGAGCTTGAAACGAGGGTCGACCAGCTGTCCAACCGCGACGGAGACACGACGAACGCTGGTGGCGAGGATAATGAGTGATTTCGGAGCCGTTGCGTTCGATAACGAGACGACTGGCTGACCGTGATCGGATTCGATTTCGAGAGCGGGTCATGTGTCTTCCTCAACACGGGTAGGCGAGCCCAACTGGTCTCGAACAGAAACTCGATGATGAGGTAACGCGGCCTGTTTCGTTTTCTGCCCACGGAACCGAGGAGAACTGCTAGAGGACATCGTAGAATTCACCGAGGCGAAGCTCCGATCTTGCGAGGTGAAACTCATCGCATACAACGGTGAGTGCTGGAACGGTGGACCTCCCCCTTACTACGAACGCGTTTGAGCCGCCACAATGTCGAGTGGCCCCTTGCGAATCTACCTTACGTCGACGTGAGGGGCGTTTCTAAGTGAACACCATCCTATTCTGACTGATCCTCGTCGACGATTTCTTCGTGGTACTCGATGAACCGGTCAGCCCGCTCCTCATAATCGTCTTCATCGACGTATTGCCGCACCCCGAGAAATGGCTTCTTCCGCTTCACATCATGGGAGGACATCCTGATGCGACGGAAATCCTCATCGCTCAGTGACTTCCCATTCAGCGGGTTGAGTTCGCGATCATCGGAAAGATACCCAGATATAATTCCGGTAAAGCAGTAGAACTCGCCCAAGCTGTACTCTGGCTCAATTGAGTACGGCCATCCGTCTTTAGTTAAGCCTCACATCTCGGTTGTGTAGCGGTAGCGAGCGTCTCTTGTAAGATTGGTCGTCGCTTGTGGATCTTTTGAGCGTCTTCGATCAGCCGGTCGAGCAGCGGCGGTGGTGAGTAGCCGAGGAACTCACCGAGTTCGTGGAGAATAAGCTGGGCGTGCGACCGAAAGGTCGCCGCCCAGCGCTCTGTCGGAAACACAAGCTCATCATCCGCCTGCTCAGTGACTAGATCTAACAGATCGCGGCTTACAAGCAGCGACAGCAGCGCTGCGTACAATAAGATCCTCACCACGTGTTCGTCACTCGTGTCGAACTCGTCCAATTCGTACTGTGTCTTCAGCTCCCGGAACAGCAACTCAACTTCCCACCGACAGCGGTAGATCTCCGCTAAATCCGCCGGAAAGAACTCCTTCCTCGCTAAATTCGTCATGTACAGGTGGTAGTCGTCGGCGTCCTCGTCGCGGACGCCGACGACGCGAAATCGCTTCGTATCCAGCGACTGTGTCCCATTGTACGGCCCCCGCTTGAACTCGACTTCGACCTCCACATCGATGTACTTCCGATCGAGATCGTCGAGAACAGTTCGGAGCTGCTTGCCTTCTAAGGGAATGGCGCGGCCGCGCCATTCCCGTAATTCTGCCGTAATCACCGGGTTCGCGTTCTGTTTCAGCCGGCTCACGAAGTAGCCGCCGTTCTCGTCGATCAGCGCAAACCGGCGGTACTTGAAGTAGGCGAGATCGAACAGCATGAGGCGGTTCTCAAGCCATGGCCCTGTTTTGAACAGGGTGCTGTCGTGTGTTTTCTCGTCAGCAGTATCGATTCGTTCGATCGTCTGCTCTGTGGCATTGTGGAGCAGGTGGAGCTTCGCTCCAGCCTGCTCCTCATGGCGGGCTTCGAACTGATCTGAAAGAAACTCATGTAACCGCAACACCGTTCCATCGGCGACCATCACGTCTCTAAATCGATCGGTATCAGCGTCAACAGCATCAGAGACAGCGACCTCGTCGAGACCGCGCTCGACGAGGTCGCGGAAGTACTCCGCAAGCGTCGGCGTCAACCACTGATAGAACCCACTGGGCGAGATTGTCTCATCGGCAGTTGAGTTGTAAGATCGCCTGAACCCGGCGAGTGTTCGGCTTTCACCTGCGGCGAAGCCGAACACGAACGCCCAAACGAAGGCAGGGATCTGGAGCTTGCGGTCACGTTCGACCACGCCGAGTTCCTCGGCGTGCTCTTCGAGGAACTCGGAGGGAAACAGTGTAGTGAGCCGACGCATAATTCGAGATGAGGAGCCGTTGGGCACAAACTCGGCTTCCTCATTCCTTCCGAAAGATGTCTCGATAAGCCGCCGCTGTCACGCGGTTTCTTGCTTAACTGAAGACGGATGTTCGGCGAAGTAACCATGTCTGTTAAAATTCTCTCAAGTTGATAAACTAGTGTCAGATCCGCAATCCTTGTACGGTGTATCCGCTTGCCCGGATCGGTTGGGATATGAGTAGAACGTGTACCTCAACTAAAACTCGGATCAGAAACGATCCGCTGAACTATTTATTCGATGTTTGATAGACCCTCCGCGCAGCAGGATCGGGTCTGCGTTCTGTTTCACGCGTTCATACTGCTTTTCAGCCCATGAGAGTGCGTCGTCGGTGTCATTGACGATCAGGCCAGCGATGCCTTGCTCTGTGAAGATGGTGATCCCTGCGCGGTCGTGATCGAAAATCGAGAGCCCGTACGAAAACGGGATGGACGCACGCAAGACATCGACATCCGGGTCGTTCAGTACGTCTGTCGATATCGACGGGTACGTTGAATGAAACCACGCATGGACCTCCGGAGGGATGATCATCTCGAACGTGGCATTTCGTCCTGAAATCCCCATTTCGTAGAACCGGTCAGCATACCCGGCAACGACGTTTGGCGTCACAACACGAACATCGGTCGCTACTTCAACAAAGTCCAGAAGCGTAGTCATCACGGCGTCCTGAATACTCGAATGGGTCTCGTAGGTGTCCGCACCTTCGATGAACGCCCAACTAACCTCTTCATCAGTGTCCATGAAATCCAGCACTGACGAAACATCCCCAAGGTTGTCGAGTTGGTCAAGGTAGTTGCGGTGTGCACGACAGGCTAACCGGCCTGACTGTGTTGAATACCAGTCTCCATCTCTGTACTCGACGAGATCTGCTTGTTCGAGCTCACGAACGACATCATCAAGAGTTGAACGAGGCATATCGAGTGTGTCAACGAGCTCGGGTTTGGCTTGAGGATGGTTGATGAGCGCGTTGAGACACTCATAGCGCTTGAGGAGGACAGTAGCGAGTTCATCGTTAGCGGGGCTCGACATGACTTCATTTACAAATAAGTATTATTTAACTTAAGACTTTCCTATAAACTACTAGGGACGTAAGATTTGCTGAGGCGGATCGCTCTATTCTTGATTACAGCCACTTTGAGCCGAGACAAAAATTTGAATAAAACGTGAGAGTATGGTAGGGGATAGTTACTTCTCGTTAAAAGCCGAGTAATTCGTGATTTTCCGAACAAACAGAATGAATACTAGAACAGTCAACATCAATACGTGGTGACGCAATCATGACAAAACCAGGCCGAAGACGGTTGTTACAGTTGGTTGGTTCAGGTGTACTGGCTGGCGTAGTACCTGGAGTTGGAAGTGCAAAGAAGGATACATATCCTAAGGTGAGTGATCTTGGGATGTATGAGGATCACCCAGTCGAAGTCTTTGCTGCCGGCGCGCAGCCCCATCCGAACCAGAATCGGATTGCAGTCGTAACTGCTGCGTTTGGTGATGGAATACAGCTATATATCGCTGATGGAGCCGAAACGGTTAATGACGTTCCGGAATCCATTTACAGGATTACCGATGACGCTAATGGGGGAGTTTTCGAGCCACGCTGGAAAGAAGGTAACCGTATTGAATATGTAAAAGATTTCGTACGGTATAAGTTGAAGATACCTCCGTCGTATAAAAAACTCGACCACAAAACCGTTACTGAAAACGTGCTCGAAGAGAACGGAGGTGATTCGACATGAGCCCGCTACCTTTCCCCATCCCAGGCAGCTTACCGTTCGACCTTTGCGCGCCGACACCAGAGGGAACAAGATTTTGCGTCCAGACAGGTAGTATCGAAGGAAACATCGGTGAACCGCGTGATTGTCAGAACGGGTCAACGCCGCCGCTCGTATCAGTTGATGTAACGTACCAAGAAGAGTCAATTGAGGTACTTGATGACGGAGAAGTCCTCATTGAGAGAAGTATCTGGATCGGCGTTGAAGAAGATCTGGACGCAGTCTGGGTCGGTGAGGAGACGGCTGAGGGTTGCGCACGGTTTGGCCTCCCTGACGTGGATCCGACTGCCGCAGTCGACACTGTTATCAACACAGTAGATGACACCGCTAAAGATGTGGTCAGAGATCTAGGTCAAGATCCTAACAGAGGGACTGGGCAGGTACTCTACGCCTTCTTGCTCGTCATCATTGGCCTTATCATCGTCTTCGACGGTTTCCCATTCCCGGCCTAATCACATCAACTATATCACTTCGGCCTCAATCTATAGCATGTCAATATGATTAAAACGCCACATCCATTGAAGCTCGGGGGCCTTGCCATCGCAGCAGTCATATTAGTGGTTTTGTTACTTGGTACGGAGTCGTGGCCGATGCGGGTGGCGCTACTAGCACTCGGTGCCGTCGGTGCTTTGACCGCGGTTGATCTGCCGTTCCCACAGTATCATTTGCTTGGGGCCCTATCTGTCACGGTGTTTGGAACGGCAGCAGCCAGTTATGTGACCGGCGGATTCAGGCGTAGTGTCGTTTCGTTTAGCCTTATGGGGACTGTCATTGCGATTACTTATATTTTTGTTTACCGGAAACAGACCCATGCCGGATGATCGTCAATCCCGAATATCTCGGTGGTGGTACAGTGTCGCTGTCCCAATAGTGACCTTGGGCCTGACGTGGATGGCGTGGGCAACGCTACACCTAGTGAGCGAGGTCCGTGACACACCATCTGCGCTGGTCCCGGCGAATCAGCTACTCACAGGTCCGTTTCTTGCCTCGTTGACTGTTACAGTCGCATTCATAATCGCGGTGGTACTGTTGGTTCCGTTGTTCTCGGTGAGCCTGTGGCTTGACATCAGGGCAGTTCGACGGAGAGACTGTAACTGGTCTCCTAATCGGATTGTTTACGGTGGGGTTGCGCTCTTACATTTGGTTTCGATTGGCGTCCCAACGGCCCAGTTGCTGACGGTACCCGCAGGTATTTGGTACATATACACACGTTACAGGCGCATCGGCCTTCGTTGAAATAAATACAAACGCTCGGCTCTGTTGAAATACTTTTTCTCAGACATATACTTGCCTGAAACGGCTGGTCGATGAGACCTGCGTATTGACCATTCAGAATTCTACCAGCTCAGAGGGATGTTTCGATAACCGTGCGAGATACAGGGCGCAAATCGGGTACCGACTACTCTACACATCGATGTCCTGTGTGTCTGGATGATTAACATACTCCTCCAACTCAGA carries:
- a CDS encoding hypothetical protein (KEGG: hla:Hlac_3076 hypothetical protein) encodes the protein MGRTNPTYRDALRAIEERWAEFRRALRRHDQPRFDRLFEYAREHADASGLLNHQNPLLLALLSIDLEQETCLDEHEQRIAELETRVDQLSNRDGDTTNAGGEDNE
- a CDS encoding transposase IS4 family protein (PFAM: Transposase, IS4-like~KEGG: hla:Hlac_3073 transposase IS4 family protein); translation: MRRLTTLFPSEFLEEHAEELGVVERDRKLQIPAFVWAFVFGFAAGESRTLAGFRRSYNSTADETISPSGFYQWLTPTLAEYFRDLVERGLDEVAVSDAVDADTDRFRDVMVADGTVLRLHEFLSDQFEARHEEQAGAKLHLLHNATEQTIERIDTADEKTHDSTLFKTGPWLENRLMLFDLAYFKYRRFALIDENGGYFVSRLKQNANPVITAELREWRGRAIPLEGKQLRTVLDDLDRKYIDVEVEVEFKRGPYNGTQSLDTKRFRVVGVRDEDADDYHLYMTNLARKEFFPADLAEIYRCRWEVELLFRELKTQYELDEFDTSDEHVVRILLYAALLSLLVSRDLLDLVTEQADDELVFPTERWAATFRSHAQLILHELGEFLGYSPPPLLDRLIEDAQKIHKRRPILQETLATATQPRCEA
- a CDS encoding hypothetical protein (KEGG: hla:Hlac_3072 hypothetical protein), producing MSSPANDELATVLLKRYECLNALINHPQAKPELVDTLDMPRSTLDDVVRELEQADLVEYRDGDWYSTQSGRLACRAHRNYLDQLDNLGDVSSVLDFMDTDEEVSWAFIEGADTYETHSSIQDAVMTTLLDFVEVATDVRVVTPNVVAGYADRFYEMGISGRNATFEMIIPPEVHAWFHSTYPSISTDVLNDPDVDVLRASIPFSYGLSIFDHDRAGITIFTEQGIAGLIVNDTDDALSWAEKQYERVKQNADPILLRGGSIKHRINSSADRF
- a CDS encoding hypothetical protein (KEGG: hbo:Hbor_19470 hypothetical protein), with protein sequence MSPLPFPIPGSLPFDLCAPTPEGTRFCVQTGSIEGNIGEPRDCQNGSTPPLVSVDVTYQEESIEVLDDGEVLIERSIWIGVEEDLDAVWVGEETAEGCARFGLPDVDPTAAVDTVINTVDDTAKDVVRDLGQDPNRGTGQVLYAFLLVIIGLIIVFDGFPFPA
- a CDS encoding hypothetical protein (KEGG: hla:Hlac_3066 hypothetical protein) — protein: MIKTPHPLKLGGLAIAAVILVVLLLGTESWPMRVALLALGAVGALTAVDLPFPQYHLLGALSVTVFGTAAASYVTGGFRRSVVSFSLMGTVIAITYIFVYRKQTHAG